A part of Setaria viridis chromosome 8, Setaria_viridis_v4.0, whole genome shotgun sequence genomic DNA contains:
- the LOC117833925 gene encoding senescence-specific cysteine protease SAG39 has product MDSDQQYTLSSLQLPASIILAHTHHLHTAATAMAPYIANKKPLVTMALILLAVLTIANCICCTVAARDLPGSGSVAEAAMMVRFERWVTEHGRTYKDAAEKARRFQVFMANAIFVDSSNAAGGKKYHLAINGFADMTHDEFMARYTGYKATPATGMKMPGFQYGNVTQSEPQQAEVDWRQKGAVTGVKNQEDCGCCWAFSAVAAIEGIHHIKTGELVSLSEQQLLDCSTNGNYGCDGGNMDNAFEYIISNGGITTEDAYQYTAIQDMCQSVQPAVTIRSYQDVPRYDEDALAAAVANQPVSVGVDANNFQFYDGGVMTTDSCGTDLNHAVTIVGYGTAEDGSQYWLIKNSWGETWGEGGYLRLERGVNACGVAIQASYPVA; this is encoded by the exons ATGGACTCAGACCAACAATACACACTCTCCAGTCTCCAGCTCCCTGCTAGCATCATTCTCGCTCACACACATCATCTACATACAGCAGCAACAGCCATGGCGCCCTACATTGCCAACAAGAAGCCTCTCGTTACGATGGCACTTATTCTGCTCGCTGTCCTAACCATTGCAAACTGCATCTGCTGCACGGTCGCTGCACGGGATCTTCCCGGCAGCGGCTCTGTCGCAGAGGCTGCTATGATGGTGAGGTTTGAGAGGTGGGTGACGGAGCACGGCCGCACCTACAAGGACGCGGCCGAGAAAGCACGAAGGTTCCAGGTTTTCATGGCGAATGCCATTTTTGTTGACAGTTCCAATGCCGCAGGTGGCAAAAAGTATCACCTGGCTATCAATGGGTTTGCCGACATGACTCATGATGAGTTCATGGCGAGGTACACCGGGTACAAGGCCACGCCGGCTACGGGCATGAAGATGCCCGGTTTCCAGTACGGGAACGTTACACAGTCAGAGCCCCAGCAGGCGGAGGTTGACTGGAGGCAGAAAGGTGCAGTTACAGGTGTCAAGAATCAAGAGGATTGCG GTTGTTGCTGGGCGTTCTCCGCGGTGGCGGCCATCGAGGGCATCCACCACATCAAGACAGGTGAGCTGGTTTCGCTGTCGGAGCAGCAACTACTGGACTGCTCCACCAACGGGAACTACGGTTGCGACGGCGGCAATATGGACAACGCCTTCGAGTACATCATCAGCAACGGCGGAATCACCACCGAGGACGCCTACCAGTACACTGCCATCCAGGACATGTGCCAGTCCGTCCAACCGGCAGTCACTATCAGAAGCTACCAGGACGTGCCCCGCTACGATGAGGACGCGCTCGCAGCGGCTGTTGCCAACCAGCCCGTGTCCGTGGGCGTCGACGCGAACAACTTCCAGTTCTACGACGGCGGCGTGATGACCACGGACAGCTGTGGCACGGACTTGAACCATGCGGTGACGATAGTAGGGTACGGCACAGCTGAGGATGGCAGCCAGTACTGGCTGATCAAGAACAGTTGGGGGGAGAcctggggagagggagggtacCTGAGGCTTGAGAGGGGTGTCAACGCATGTGGCGTTGCCATCCAAGCCTCCTATCCAGTGGCGTGA
- the LOC117833943 gene encoding senescence-specific cysteine protease SAG39, whose translation MDSDQQYTLSSLQLPASIILAHTHHLHTAATAMAPYIANKKPLVTMALILLAVLTIANCICCTVAARDLPGSGSVAEAAMMVRFERWVTEHGRTYKDAAEKARRFQVFMANAIFVDSSNAAGGKKYHLAINGFADMTHDEFMARYTGYKATPATGMKMPGFQYGNVTQSEPQQAEVDWRQKGAVTGVKNQEDCGCCWAFSAVAAIEGIHHIKTGELVSLSEQQVLDCSTNGNYGCDGGNMDNAFEYIISNGGITTEDAYQYTAIQDMCQSVQPAVTIRSYQDVPRYDEDALAAAVANQPVSVGVDANNFQFYDGGVMTTDSCGTDLNHAVTIVGYGTAEDGSQYWLIKNSWGETWGEGGYLRLERGVNACGVAIQASYPVA comes from the exons ATGGACTCAGACCAACAATACACACTCTCCAGTCTCCAGCTCCCTGCTAGCATTATTCTCGCTCACACACATCATCTACATACAGCAGCAACAGCCATGGCGCCCTACATTGCCAACAAGAAGCCTCTCGTTACGATGGCACTTATTCTGCTCGCTGTCCTAACCATTGCAAACTGCATCTGCTGCACGGTCGCTGCACGGGATCTTCCCGGCAGCGGTTCTGTCGCAGAGGCTGCTATGATGGTGAGGTTTGAGAGGTGGGTGACGGAGCACGGCCGCACCTACAAGGACGCGGCCGAGAAAGCACGAAGGTTCCAGGTTTTCATGGCGAATGCCATTTTTGTTGACAGTTCCAATGCCGCAGGTGGCAAAAAGTATCACCTGGCTATCAATGGGTTTGCCGACATGACTCATGATGAGTTCATGGCGAGGTACACCGGGTACAAGGCCACGCCGGCTACGGGCATGAAGATGCCCGGTTTCCAGTACGGGAACGTTACACAGTCAGAGCCCCAGCAGGCGGAGGTTGACTGGAGGCAGAAAGGTGCAGTTACAGGTGTCAAGAATCAAGAGGATTGCG GTTGTTGCTGGGCGTTCTCCGCGGTGGCGGCCATCGAGGGCATCCACCACATCAAGACAGGTGAGCTGGTTTCGCTGTCGGAGCAGCAAGTACTGGACTGCTCCACCAACGGGAACTACGGTTGCGACGGCGGCAATATGGACAACGCCTTCGAGTACATCATCAGCAACGGCGGAATCACCACCGAGGACGCCTACCAGTACACTGCCATCCAGGACATGTGCCAGTCCGTCCAACCGGCAGTCACTATCAGAAGCTACCAGGACGTGCCCCGCTACGATGAGGACGCGCTCGCAGCGGCTGTTGCCAACCAGCCCGTGTCCGTGGGCGTCGACGCGAACAACTTCCAGTTCTACGACGGCGGCGTGATGACCACGGACAGCTGTGGCACGGACTTGAACCATGCGGTGACGATAGTAGGGTACGGCACAGCTGAGGATGGCAGCCAGTACTGGCTGATCAAGAACAGTTGGGGGGAGAcctggggagagggagggtacCTGAGGCTTGAGAGGGGTGTCAACGCATGTGGCGTTGCCATCCAAGCCTCCTATCCAGTGGCGTGA